GGAACAGAGAAAGCCTTTAGCAGTTTAAAGATTGGAAACAATCAAGCCTACAACTCACACAAGGGTTTCCAAGGCAGACCTCCTCAAAGATGGCAATCACAAGACAAGAGAGGACCAAATCCATTTCCAAACAGAAATGGAACCAAGTACAATAATTCAAGCTGGAATAACACTGCTTGGGGAAGTAGTCAAGCGAGTGTAAAGCCACAATGCCAAGTCTGCCAGAAGCAACACTTTGGATGAGTTTGAAGAATTCTGTGTAAAACAAGGAATGGAGAGGCAGCTGACAATTGTATACTCTCCTCAATAGAATGGAGTTGCAGAGAGGAGAAACAGAACAATTTGTGAAATGGCAAGGTCCATGCTGATAGAGAAAGAAATGCTAGTAATCTTCTGGGCAGAAGCTGTGAATACTGCTGTGTATATTCAAAACAGATGTTATACAACATCAGTTATCGAAAAGACTCCATTTGAAGCCTTCACGGGTAGAAAGCCAAGAGTCAAACATCTAAAAGTCTTCGGTTGCTTATGCTACACTCATATCCCATCATCACTAAGGCAGAAATGGGATAACAAAGCAGGAAAAAGAGTGTTTGTTGGATATGGTAGTTGTGAGAAGGGGTATAGAATATATGACCTGAAATCTGAGAAGATTGTTCTCTCAAGGAGTGTGATTTTCAATGAAGATAGAGCATGGAATTGGAAAAGAAATCTGATGAACCAAAGCTACTTATCTCTCAATCTTGAAGGAGGTGAAGTTGAAGGTGAAAACTCTGAAGAACACTTTACTGCAGTCCAACTTGATAATGTTGAACATTGCAATCAAAATTCTACAGTTGGAGAGTTAGTTGAGAACATTGACAGTGATAAAAGTCAACAATCTTCACCTAGCTTTACTCTAGTAAAATTGAAGACCTTGGAAGACATATATGCAAGGTGTCACATGTGCATCATAGAACCTGAGAACTATCAAGAAGCCTTTGGAGATAAAGCCTGGCAGGAGGCTATGAAGGAAGAGTTGGAAGTGATAGAGAAGAACAATACTTGGGAATTGGTGGAGAGACAGATTGATAAACCTGTTATAGGAGTGAAATGGGTGTACAAAACCAAACTACATCTTGATGGAACAATACAAAAACACAAGGCTCGACTTGTAGCAAAGGGATATGCACAAAAATCTGGAATTGATTACAATGAAACCTTTGCACCAATAGCAAGGTTAGACATAATTCAAACTCTGATTGCACTTGCAGCACAAAAAGGGTGGAAGTTGTTTCAATTGGATGTCAAGTCAACATTCCTAAATGGTGTGCTTAAAGAAGAAGTGTATGTTGAGCAGCCTGAAGGGTTTGAAGTAAAGAATGCAAGACACAAAGTTTACAAACTAAGAAAGGCCTTATATGGACTAAAGCAGGCATCGAGGGCCTGGTACAGTGAAATTGATGCATACTTCTCTATGTGCAAATTCAAAAGGAGCACAAGTGAAGCTACTTTGTATACAAGGTCTGATCGAGAAGGTAACTTAATCATTGTTTCAATTTATGTAGATGACATTATATATACTGGCAGAGAATATGAGAAGGAGAGAAAGAGTGAAAGGATGCTTAGTGAATTCAAAAGAGAAATGATGAGAGATATGAGATGTCTGATCTTGGACTTCATCATTTTCTGGGCATGGAAATACTGCAAATTGATCAAAGAGTATTCATCCATCAAAGCAAGTATGCAAAGTTCTTGCTTAGGAAGTTTGGGCTTGAGGACTGCAAACCAGTCTCTATTCCTTTGACCACTGGTGAGAAACTGAAGAAGGTGGATGGGAGTGAGTTGGCTGACGAAGGactttatagaaaaatagtAGAAAGTTTACTATATTTGACAGCAACAAGACCTGATCTGATGTATGCTGCAAGCTTATTGTCCCGGTTCATGACTAGACCTACCAAAATTCACATAGGAGCTGTAAAGAGAGTCCTAAGATATGTGCAAGGAACTCTCAGCTATGAGATTGAATACGTAAGGGATCAATCAACAACTCTTATTGGATTTTGTGATGCAGATTGGACAGGAAGTGAAGATGACAGTAGGAGCACCTCTGATTATGCATTCAATTTTGGAAGTAGAGCATTCTCTTGGGCTTCTGTGAAACAGAACACAGTGGCATTATCAACTACAGAAGCTAAGTATGTCTCAGCATCTGAAGCAACAGCTCAGGCAATTTGGTTAAGATTTGTTCATGATGATTTTGGTGAAATGCAAGACGAAGCCACAACTTTGTTCTGTGATAACATGTCAGCAATTTCAATGGCTAAAAATCCCGTCTTTCATCAAAGAACTAGACACATAAACATGAAGTATCATTTCATAAAAGAGGCTCTGTAAGAGGGAgtaataaatatgaaattttGCAGAAGTGAAGAACAACTTGCAGACATCTTCACAAAAGCATTGCCTAAAGACAAATTCAAGCAATTAAGATTGAATCTTGGAGTTAAACCAGTAAGCAGCTTAAGAGAGGCTGTTGGAAGTTAAGCTGATTACTTGTTGTTAAAGCTTCAGAAGTAAATCCTGTGGTTATAACGAGAAGAATGAAGAATggatgaaagaagaagattCTGTTACAAAGCAGTTACAGCAGTTAAAAAACAGTTAAAGTAGTTATAGCTGTTATAACTGTTTTTTCTGTTACAAACCGTTTTTTACATGTGTAAGAATTAATCGTAGCCCTCAACTAATGAATGGTTGAGATGAATTAATTCCTAAAATCTAGAATTCTGTTATTAATTACATGTAATGTGTATAAAAGCAGAGTTCTGCACTACTGGAatagcaagaaaaagaaatacaaaattcTCTTCTCATCTTCTCTGCCAAAACTCTTCTACAAACTTTTCTTTTAGTCATTTGAAATTCTACATAAACAGTGAAAGGAAGCACAAATACTGGACAAAGACAACCAGCTTGCATGTAACAAGAAATATGTGTCGTAACAACCAATTGAGTGGGATGATCATAGGGTGATGTAATTTCAAATGCAGACAACATACCAGACCTTGCTAGGAAACCCCCCTCCTCTCTCTCACATGCGAGTGCACAGAAACATACAGTCTACTCGCTCTTTCTTGACCTTATCCCTCACCCAGGCCACTTTTCATTGatttcattctcttttggatCTAAAACGTTCACTTTATCTCTCATCTAGCTCCTCCCATCTCTCTTTGGTTTGTAACCACATACTTGACTCTCCCATcctcttcatttattttgaaatttgattctattcaataaaaattagatgTGATTTGTTCAAATCATTTTACCACGCTCTACCATATCCGTGTTTTGTTTAGaccatttcaataaaaatttcttgTTGCATCGAGGCAGTAAAATCACATCGTTTTGAGGTAAGATGTGGTTTGGGGTAAAACCACAAGTGTGATGTCAACATTATATACCAATCTTCTCATAAGACTGGGACTATGGTCTTACCGGTTGCAAATATCTCTGAGGCACATGCGCATTCGGCGTAGAGCATGCTGCTCAGCTTCTATCTTGGCTTTTAACTCTGAGGCCTTTGGGCCACTCGCCACTTTTTGTGCCTCGAGAAGTTCAGGAAGGGGTGCAGATCCTTGTGATTTCTTTGGTCCACCACAACTGATAAGGCAGCCTCAATTAAACGGTAGAAGAACAAGGATCTGTCTTCAGTTGACGGTTTCCCCACTTGATAGCTGACAACAGAAacttaatatataaacaaaatactgGATTTAACAAGGAAATTATTTGTCATCATGATTATGTAAAAATGGCTCACCAGGAAACAGGCTCTTTGCAGGCACCAAATGAATGCCATGCATCCatttaaaagcaagaaaaaaaaagggtattaTTATACAATCTTGCATTGAAAGCCTTTTGATGCCTAAAAGTTGCCCACCCTACCAGATTACAATGATTTCAAGAAGTCTTaagacctgtttttttttttgtgttttaaatttattttaaaaaaaattaaattttttttattttttctttattttaatttaatattttttttttatattaaattattttgatgtgctgatagaCATTCCTTTCTGTTTGGGCAAACATGCAACGTAATCTTACTTTGGAAAAACAAGAATGGATGGATAAAGtatgatattaaaatgatgtttaaagtaaagaatttatatttaagaGCAACATTACGAGctagaaaaattatatcataataattataagcAGCAGTACAGGGATTGCAACAGACAGTtgctttcaaaaacaaaacgtACGCAGAACGATGGGGAAATACCAAGGATGCACCATTAATTTCATGAAACCAGGACTTCTCTTTAATTTTGGCTAGACTAGCGTGCGTTGCAAGGGGAAGATAGTGAAAGAAAGGGAGAATTCAACCACCACCAAACCTCAACGTTATTCTTTGAAAGAGTCAACAGTAAGCATATTTTGGCATCTGGTAAAAGTCGTACTCGTCGTTCAAAAAATACGGATGCCTTTCACATCCAGTCACGTGGTTACAtgtactaataatttttttatttttaaattaatttaatttatacaaaTACATGAGCATCCCTAACCCCAcacaatattaacaaaaaaaaaaaaaaaaaaacataacaaaaaaaccaaaaagcccTTCAATCATTGCTATAGATTTTTCTATTCAAAAGATATTTAGTAAATATActatgctaaataaaaaaagaagccaatATGTTCATGCagttaagaaaattcaacttttAAAGGTAATTTAGACATTATGCTAagcaaataaaagattaaaagaattCTCCACTCATATTCAATCTTgtaatagcaaaaataaaaccatattacctttgaaaagatttaaattGTGAAGGGTAAAAAGATAATTTCGTTGTGTATGGAAAATTTGTCTCCTTTagaattttgtttaataattcaccactaaTTTCTTAGTCATTAAATGCCCTTTTGTTTTAACTCACACAGCAAAacccaatttttctttttcaaagttttctgCTTCTCATGTGGGCCTTTTTCAgcttgttaattgtttttagtctgaattttttgttacgtcgTTTACTTGGCCCCATAGATACAAAGGACTTTAAGGCAAGCTGTTCTTCAATGAATTCAGTAGCCATGGACGTAGCAGATGCGTGTCCAACCGAGGATTAATTTCATGATCACTTGCGAATGACAGGAACCTCAGTCATCCAACAGGCTTggaaaatgcatgcatttgcatGAGCCGTGGCCCTACACGTGCCCGTTGGATAGCATGGTCTTGTCTTTCATGAAGGATGTCCCCTTTTGGTATTGCATTGACTGTATCAATCTTGCTTGCTGCTGAATAAAAAACTTAGTTGTTGCCGATTTTGTTTTCCTATGAACTGCTGTTCCCTCCGCGCCTCTTGGTTCATAAGAAACCGTTTGCGAACGcggtttctaaaaatttaattttttttatgaaaatataatacaatttatatgttttgaattgttttgatgtgctgatatcaaaaataatttttttaaaaataaaaaaattattagcatgcatttcaatataaaaaattatttaaaaaacaaccactaccaTACTATTAACCATACTCCCCAAAGTACTGCAAGCTGTTTGTGCAGTccctctttgtattttattCGTTGCTGTAAACAGTGGTTGAAATCCATGGTGTCCTTCCTTGAACTAATAAAATTCTGTGTACTGTGCTGAAAGACAGAAGAATATTGGCAATTAAACGAACCCCAAAAATAGTTCTCCTCCACGAGAAGCTAAGCAGCTAAGATGTAACTCAATTCCTACCTCGCCTATGCTATTAAAACTaaggttgttaattttatttttttttaattaaaatgaaatattttagtttcataGGGTTTTTAGCGTGTCGTTTTGGGATTGtactattcatatatatatattcaacaaacataattcaaattcaagataaattaattataaattatgcaatacaaatacaatgccaaacaaatataattttaaaatttaaaatatttctaaatagtcaagattaaatagatctttaacttaaaataattcaacttaaacaaaatatcaaaatattatgaaagtaaaatgttttaataaaaatattttaaatataaagttaggtcaatgttatcaagactaatggaatctaaagcatcccttattttgctcaaattcctataaagtataaacatgaaaaaaaaaacaacatgaatataaaccatatatattagtgataaatctaattttaaaaaattaatatcatcgttaatgaaaatagtaataataatttttaatattattattaatatcattgttattgaaaatagtaatgaaaaagagctttttataatcgagtggtttaattaattaaattaaacaaggttcaatttgattcaatgacttTTTAAGAGCGAAATGGAACATATGGAATAAAACCGGAATGTTCCGGGCGGAATGTAAGCGAAAAATCCGGAACAGatcgagatttaaaatgagataaaatttatttcgttttgctctgttttttgaattgatatggaATGTTTCAGTCATTCCAAGTGAAACAGAACAAAATTGACAACCTAGATAAAAGCTCGACATGACCTCTACTCACGAGGCCATTTAAAGCACCACAATGGCTTTTCTCTGAAGCCACCAGGGTGAATGGAGGAGCATTGAGGGTTCATTTTACTTACACCAACCCTGTTACATCTTCTATAAAGAAACCTTCAAGCTTTGTATCAAACTCTACATAAActaaaattcttaatttgttaaagaatcatttttaacttaataattGAAGTTGTTAGATAAAGTTTTAACGctatcttgtgtttaatttttattaaataaataagaattgtaaaattttaaacttgtgACCATTTAATATCAAGACTTTCTTATATTTaagaaatcattttaatttaataatttaaattatatttatatatctcaaaatataattaatatttttccctACACTAGCACTGTTCTTATTCCATGATGACCGACTGTTCCTATTCCTTGTTCCAATCAACATCAATGGGGTCTTTTCAATGATCTGGAACTAAGGAAAAGTAAAACCACCCTCCTTTTCCTCATGTGTTGGGATGTTTCCTACCTTGGCGTGTGAGAGGGCCAGTTGGATAGGAAAGGATGCTTGTTGGCTACCAGTTGGATAGGAACACGAATTATTAGCTAATATTGCTAGTATTTGACAATACAAGCCGTACCTTTGCGGATGATTTGTGGATAGTCACTCACATTCATTTCCATATTCCATGCATGGGTGCTTGCTCTTGTTTCCTTTTCACACATTGAaatctcacaaaaaaaatacgTACCTTTGACTCCTAGCTAGAGCTAAATTAGTATGAACGGAAGGATGCATTCTTCACATTTTCCACTGTACATATATACAACACTGTTGGCATTCATTCCACATGTAGCTAAGCAGCAAGTAAGTGGACGATGTTGGATTGATAGTTATGTGTAGGAATATTACTCATTTGCGTGTGTTTTGACCCTACAAAATTCAATAATGCGAATTAGAGCTGAATCTGAATTTTACTTCTTGAAGAGGATGAGAGTTACGATATTTAAATCTGTTAATATGAACATTCAAATCCTCCTTCACTCTATGGATTCAATTGATCTATCTGTACATATTTATACTTAAAGTCTTGATGTATGATAATTCACAATACGAATGTACTGTACTGTAcgtcaaaaacttaaaagaaaagtatatttctttttataaaaataaaaaggattggAACTAATGCAACTAGGTGTATCaagaaaagtatattttttgatgtaCGTTTACAAGTATTACAAACACACAACCTAGCTAAGAATATATTTCGCAATATGGtaatggttgcttttcaaataacttttcgtgccgaaatgcatgtcaatgattttttttttattttttaaaaattatttttgacatcagcatattaaaacgatccaaaaagtataaaccgtattaaattttagcaaaatgttttttgaattttttggccAAACGGTTCCTAAGTACAGTGTGACCTATAATTcactattaaaattttttttttgtcaataacttttatgaaaattcaattggTGTAGATCCAAGAATATCTATAAATGATATATCATTGTAGTTTGTAGCTTATAAACAATGTTACATTAATACAAGGGCAGCGAAATGATTGATAGGTTGAGGGCCAACACCCCCGTGGTATGataattagatattattaaaaattattgatatccCTAGAATGACCGGGATTTACTATAAATACACATTATTTAACTCTAATTTGAcatgtaatgaaataaaattcatgattcttGTGAATATAGATGCAATATTGCTGAACAACATtgaatttgtgtatttttcttgtataataTCCATCATTATTGTTGcaggtttcaaaaaaaatatcaaataaaaaaatgaatagatgttgattcttgtttgaacaaatgTGTATTTAGTTTCTGTTGATATATATCCGAAGATATTCCCCAATTTTACCAAAAATAGTAGCATCAATGTATTTTAGTATGTATGAAGGGTAGCTAATCGGTATAGCTCCAATTTTTAGCACCAAGAAAGAAGAACAACGTCGTAAATGAGGCGATAAACAAGTACTGAACAATCGTATTTATTTCCAACATAGCAATAATGACTACAGTAACAGAAAGGCAACGAGACATCCTTCCCTGTACAAAAACATGCACAAGcaattttttcttacattcATAGCAACCTGGATTTAGATGCAACAAAATCCTAGTTCGTCCAAGACCAAAGACTAGGAAATGGGTGCTCATCACTGGACTCTAACTTCTCTTGCTGCTCCACATAATAGTGACCACTACTAGTACTCGGTGGCGCCGGTAGATAAGGATCATATGGAGACGGTGGTGACTGCTGCATATTGTTCCATTGATAATAGGATTCATGATCATATCCTTCATAATTTGTTGGCCGTGATGAGGTCTGTTCCTGCTGCTGTTGCCCACCGACAAAAATGGTCGAACTTCCGGCTTCGAAATCATTCCTCGATGAATATTGTTTCCTCATACTCTCCATCTCTTCTTGCACGCTTGGTTTCCCCTTGTGCTTAATCTTGCAAAGCCTCCAGTCCTAACAAAATGGAAGTACGTAGTACAAatgaaacaaacataagaagatgcatataattaattaagacgAATTAACTTAGAACAGTGCacgcaaaaatattaaaaccagtACCGTGGTTCTTGATTCAAGGCTGTATTCATGCATAATCCAGTTAGTCTTGACGGCATTATTGCGATTTCTTTCATTGTCCTTGAACCTATGGAATGTTAAAGGCCTCTTGTTCCCAACAAGAAGTTGATCATCattattagcatgtattttctTGACATGGCTCGTAGCTTTCCACCATCCTCGACCGAGTACTTCCCTCGAATAGTTTGTCTCCCTCGTACAATAGTAGTATCTCTCACCATTGCTTAAAGGAGCGGTTTGATTCCCTGCATGTAACAATTTTGTTATAGAGATCTGACTTATGCTGTCAGATATCATAGTAAGGTAGAAAATACCATAAACTCAACATTGATACTGTAAATTTCAATGGATGGACAAGATCATGGAATATGATATTATCCCTCTAAACTTGAACCCTAGAAAATATATAGTATACGTGcaaaaaagcttgaaaaattCATTTCCACTATACCATTATTACAGAGAAAAGGGAAGAGAAATCACGAGCCCTACATGCAgtagaacaaagaaaaacataggGCATATTACGCACATTCAAGATCCTGTGGTTCACGCTCGTAAACATTTGTTTCGAGAATGAAATGAAGTGGCATTTCTTGGCCAGAAGCTTTTCTGTCTAGGAATTGGATGAGCTCTTCATCAGTGGGATTGAACCTGAACCCATGCGGCACCATCTTCGAAGTATACAATGAAGTAGTTTCCCTTTCGTTTTAGAGAGCTAATTGTCTGAAAAATGGCCTCCGATGCTGCTTCCTTATATAGAGCAAAGGGACTAAAAGGTAGATATAGCAAAATATTCAAAGACGAAAACGCAAGCACAATTGATAATGACACCACTAGAAATTATGCACTGtccaaaaggagaaaaatggtGTCAATGGCGAGAAAACTTTAATAATGGCCTAAAAATTTGCCTAAGAAAAACTGGTAGTTCtaaccaccaaaaaaaaaaaaaacaaaaactgatAATCTGACAACCGACCTGAATTGATGCCAGATAATACACAAGGGGTCCAATCAGATCCAATCAGATCAAATCAAATTCCATAGGTTAGATCTCAGACACCTTAAGCAACTATTATATTTAACATATTTATCCACAGAAATTTCTATTCATATTTACACTAGTAATCTATATATTATTAACAGActcacaaataaaaacaatcaatgaGAAAAACTCTCATCAATAATTTATAGATTATGGATGAGTCTAtccataataaatatattgatggATTTCCAGACGGACAAagcatgctaaaaaaaatttacttgctTTATTCTGTTAGTAACTCCATCGGTAAATTTAACATATCACTAACAGGAAAATTGTACGTAATGtcattagtgtttttatttatctgtCAGTATATCCATCAGTAAATATAACATATTACCAACAAAATACCATCTATAATTTTGTAGGTAAGTTAATAGTAGCAGTAACATttgcagtaattttttttccaactctctgCAATATACCGACGATCTAGTTTCGTCAATAACCTCATTAGTAATAGTGGTATTtgtagtaattctttttcaattgtCTAGAATATAATGATAGAGTTGTGTCGTTGGTAACCccgtcaataatatttttttaaaaaattaataaaaatatatttaatagaaacagaaaaataattaaaataatataaaaataaattatttattacaaatttaaatatttgtatgttcaaatacaataaatttaaaataaaggtgGCGCTAGAGGAGAAGGAGGAGGTTGGTCATCATGGGGACCATGGAGCCAATTAGAGGGTGTACATGAACCATCCATCTATGATCCCATCTCCATTACCAATTGATGGAGTTATTTATGATCAGTAGTAAGCCATTCACATTTATCATTAAGATAGGTCATCCGAGTCTGTACTCGTTGGTCGAACATTGTCGCGAACTCTTGAGTTTAAGTGCTTGGAATCGATTGCGAGCATCCAAACGATTGAAGCAGTACAAGTCATCCACAAGTTCTCGGTTGTAGTATTAGAGAGTTCATATGTATGACTTCTATCGAGTCTACTGGATGATCTTACCTCCAatcacaaatccggatcgagaTCCAGATAGGTCAAAGGATCATCCATGTGTATACTTCTTTAACTGATAGTTATATGTggattagaaagaaaaaataaattcattaaattcaaggaaatactaacttagaaaaaaagagattgaaagCCAACATACCACAGAGTATTAAGCTTGGTTATCCACAAAGtgctgcatttttttttgcGGTCATCACTTTGCACATACGTTTTAAGAAAAAGCTTCATCGAGCTTGACTCACATCTAGGAACTGTAGcctgaaagagaaaaaatattgtcagctaaatatatttataaaaaacaactagtaAAAAAtggatctaataaaaaaatcttttcatctATTTTGCATGCAAAAGGAACGGAACAGAGCCGTCAGTGTGCATGGTAACGAAACCGTGAACACGCTGGTTTTGATTTTCTACACCAGACTGTGACCATTGCATGAAACATGTGGATGCCACTTGCTGAATGGATTTTTCCCATACAACCTCTAAGATGTGCAGTAATCTGAAATCCTTCTAAACCGCCACATTATTATAACTTGAAAACTCTCTTTGTTTTGcaaattttttagctttttttaacgtctcatataaaaaatcacacaacctatatggtacaaattaattatttgttagtaaatgaaaaataaaattttaatatttgaaataaaaaaattatcctgaatTCAATATTACCTAATTGCAATGTAATTCTCTCAAACCCTCCTCACAATATTATTATCAACACTctcccattcaaatttttctttgaagtaacaatttataaaagaaaaattttagtaatttcaataaacggtccaaattaacataaaagaatatttaagttaatataaaCCTTGAACCTTGAAAATTATGCATCGACTTGTGATTTTTGTTCAGGATGTTTGAAAACCTggctccattgaaacaatggaattttaatcaatgatttaaaagcCAATATTATTGTTCTCGTAACCTCGatgtttgtaaacctgaaattACATTcgttaaatgaaattattttttcaaaaatgattaaACATGTC
This DNA window, taken from Populus alba chromosome 17, ASM523922v2, whole genome shotgun sequence, encodes the following:
- the LOC118038541 gene encoding NAC domain-containing protein 72-like — protein: MVPHGFRFNPTDEELIQFLDRKASGQEMPLHFILETNVYEREPQDLEWNQTAPLSNGERYYYCTRETNYSREVLGRGWWKATSHVKKIHANNDDQLLVGNKRPLTFHRFKDNERNRNNAVKTNWIMHEYSLESRTTDWRLCKIKHKGKPSVQEEMESMRKQYSSRNDFEAGSSTIFVGGQQQQEQTSSRPTNYEGYDHESYYQWNNMQQSPPSPYDPYLPAPPSTSSGHYYVEQQEKLESSDEHPFPSLCCGGPKKSQGSAPLPELLEAQKVASGPKASELKAKIEAEQHALRRMRMCLRDICNR